A single Crateriforma conspicua DNA region contains:
- a CDS encoding sulfatase, producing the protein MNTRFVFLSTCWFVVGICLNISMADPTTPRPNVVLILVDDLGWQDVGCYDIDDPCPYETPNIDRLADRGVQFWQAYSPAPTCAPSRAAILSGRHPARLQKTHVVGGAPPSPHTKNSPLISPWYSGRMRLSEITIAEALQSAGYATGHVGKWHVAINHNSFPQPEDQGFKYTRSERGVTRPQRPNRLADFATDDPDDPYRLDENGFPYHQNSVDAIEFIDQAKDRPFFLYQATWLVHAPIHTRAQHLLEKYCRKMNVPYPTDPTVWDVQGQNNPYYAAMVEMLDYYVGKTVNHLSAIDDPRRPGHKLIENTYIIFTSDNGGMERHPGEVITDNYPLDKGKINAKEGGIRVPLIICGPGIPAGTQTAAMVNGLDFYPTILSWTGVDRPESQQLDGADLARFLTLTPPDPDAIKDADGQPRERMFWHFPHSSMQSTLRVGGYKLIRNWEPYLQGRSDCLELYRLYDDQGNRVDIEESNNLAIQLPEIAEDLHQQLDHLLEQHDADAPMLNAKSARRLPNRQHIPTPLRHGSKNQQVWATFRENGAKVVHADLIYTDNGGHRDEEWYRIEANIVGNRVVAALPESATHYVFNLIDENHFLVSYPDVKYASDASGKFSDTAFARDAP; encoded by the coding sequence ATGAACACTCGATTCGTTTTCCTATCGACGTGCTGGTTCGTCGTCGGCATTTGCCTGAACATTTCAATGGCCGATCCGACGACACCACGTCCGAACGTGGTACTGATCCTGGTGGATGATTTGGGATGGCAAGACGTCGGATGCTATGACATTGATGATCCGTGCCCCTATGAAACGCCCAATATCGATCGGCTTGCGGACCGAGGCGTTCAGTTTTGGCAAGCCTATTCCCCCGCCCCAACCTGCGCCCCGTCACGCGCGGCGATTCTGTCGGGTCGGCACCCTGCAAGACTTCAAAAGACTCATGTCGTGGGCGGTGCCCCGCCGTCACCCCACACCAAGAATTCACCCCTGATTTCGCCGTGGTACAGCGGCCGGATGCGATTGAGTGAAATCACCATCGCCGAAGCCTTGCAATCCGCCGGCTATGCCACCGGCCACGTCGGAAAATGGCATGTCGCAATCAATCACAACTCGTTTCCACAGCCCGAAGACCAGGGATTCAAATACACACGATCGGAACGCGGCGTGACGCGGCCCCAACGTCCAAACCGTCTGGCCGATTTCGCAACGGATGATCCCGACGATCCGTACCGACTGGACGAAAATGGATTCCCCTATCACCAAAACTCGGTCGACGCGATTGAGTTCATCGACCAGGCCAAAGACCGCCCCTTTTTCTTGTACCAAGCGACATGGTTGGTCCATGCCCCCATTCACACGCGGGCGCAACACCTATTGGAAAAGTACTGTCGCAAAATGAACGTGCCCTATCCGACGGATCCGACCGTTTGGGATGTCCAGGGCCAGAACAATCCCTACTACGCGGCGATGGTCGAAATGCTGGACTACTACGTCGGTAAAACAGTGAACCATCTTTCGGCAATCGATGATCCGCGTCGACCGGGACACAAGCTGATCGAAAACACCTACATCATTTTCACTTCGGACAACGGTGGAATGGAACGCCATCCCGGTGAAGTCATTACCGACAACTATCCGCTGGACAAAGGAAAAATCAATGCCAAGGAAGGCGGTATTCGTGTGCCACTGATCATCTGCGGCCCCGGGATTCCAGCGGGAACGCAAACAGCGGCCATGGTCAACGGCCTCGATTTCTATCCGACGATTCTGTCTTGGACCGGCGTTGATCGCCCCGAATCCCAACAATTGGATGGAGCGGATCTGGCCCGGTTCCTTACATTGACCCCGCCTGATCCCGATGCCATCAAAGACGCCGACGGTCAACCGCGAGAACGTATGTTCTGGCATTTCCCGCATTCGTCGATGCAGTCCACGCTGCGTGTCGGCGGCTACAAATTGATAAGGAACTGGGAACCCTACCTACAGGGACGATCCGATTGCCTTGAACTGTATCGCCTGTACGATGACCAAGGAAATCGCGTCGACATCGAAGAATCGAACAACCTTGCGATTCAATTGCCGGAGATCGCCGAAGATCTGCACCAGCAGTTGGACCATCTATTGGAACAGCATGATGCTGATGCGCCGATGCTGAATGCCAAGTCGGCACGTAGACTTCCGAACCGACAACACATCCCCACCCCACTTCGACATGGAAGTAAGAATCAACAGGTCTGGGCCACGTTTCGTGAAAACGGCGCCAAGGTCGTTCACGCCGACCTGATCTACACCGACAATGGTGGCCATCGTGATGAAGAGTGGTACCGGATCGAAGCGAACATTGTCGGCAACCGCGTCGTTGCCGCGTTGCCAGAATCTGCGACGCACTATGTGTTTAACTTGATTGACGAAAACCACTTCTTGGTCAGCTATCCCGACGTCAAATACGCCTCGGATGCGTCGGGAAAATTTTCTGACACCGCCTTCGCCCGTGACGCCCCTTAA
- a CDS encoding dienelactone hydrolase family protein, with protein MLYLLCSVNVTLADTLPAATGGQAPTSFEELWADFDPESEPLDVEVLHSWEQDGIALKVVRFRVGVFKGQESRIAAVYGVPKQGTNLPGLVQIHGGGQYAHHLPCLLNAKRGYATLSIAWAGRISTPDYRVGPDEVRLFWNGDVDHPDYRPTTDWGAVDGYHAPTRNQGNSFPNIRPDECTIDRVDSPRNSGWFLCAMAARRALTFLQQQDQVDPDRLGVYGHSMGGKLTVMVASDPRVKAAAPSCGGISDRDNDHPIFRATLGDDVSLKHIDCPIIFLSPANDFHGRIGDLPKAIQEISSDQWRVTCSPHHNHQDTPPFEVASMLWFDQHLQHRFTWPQTPTTSLRLNTDHGDPVVQVDADDSLPIRSVDVYYTRHGKENETSADRDHTVHRYWYHASAATDGQQWHAELPLPSDDGPLWVFANVTYDLPHSVTGAGYYYREYTTDRFNVSSLMLSVSKSQLDRAGVRPSVHPTQLLEDFRGDWQKRWFTYQPGHWARRTNQVYSSTYHAPPNARLTVDVQTQRPNTLVLAIDEHAASVELQGASGWQTVVVDVNDFRDLAGDSLTDWQGIHQLTLTDTLRLKPSRGSDLKSRTIGQRWTGPDPKFRDLRWIEVDPDTDHSATSDSP; from the coding sequence ATGCTTTACCTCCTATGCAGCGTCAATGTCACCCTTGCAGACACGCTGCCGGCGGCCACCGGAGGACAGGCTCCCACAAGTTTCGAAGAACTCTGGGCCGACTTTGACCCGGAATCCGAACCGCTGGACGTCGAAGTCTTGCATTCGTGGGAACAAGACGGGATCGCATTAAAGGTCGTCCGATTTCGCGTGGGCGTCTTCAAAGGCCAGGAGTCCAGAATCGCTGCGGTGTACGGGGTTCCCAAACAGGGAACCAATCTGCCCGGTTTGGTTCAGATTCACGGCGGCGGACAATACGCCCATCATTTGCCCTGCCTGCTGAATGCAAAACGAGGGTACGCAACACTCTCGATTGCCTGGGCGGGACGGATTTCTACACCGGATTACCGGGTCGGTCCCGATGAAGTTCGACTTTTCTGGAACGGCGATGTCGATCACCCCGATTATCGACCGACCACCGACTGGGGCGCCGTTGACGGCTATCACGCCCCCACACGCAACCAAGGCAACAGCTTTCCGAACATTCGTCCGGATGAATGTACCATCGACCGTGTCGATTCGCCTCGCAACAGCGGATGGTTTTTATGTGCGATGGCGGCACGACGTGCGTTGACATTCCTGCAACAACAGGACCAGGTCGATCCCGATCGTCTGGGCGTCTATGGTCACTCCATGGGAGGCAAATTGACCGTGATGGTCGCCTCCGATCCTCGCGTCAAAGCGGCGGCACCCTCGTGCGGCGGCATCAGCGACCGCGACAATGATCACCCGATTTTCCGAGCAACACTTGGCGACGACGTCAGCTTGAAGCACATCGATTGTCCGATCATCTTTCTCAGCCCTGCGAACGATTTCCACGGCCGAATCGGTGATCTGCCCAAAGCAATCCAAGAGATTTCATCGGATCAGTGGCGTGTCACCTGTTCGCCACATCACAACCACCAGGACACGCCGCCATTCGAAGTTGCGTCGATGCTTTGGTTCGACCAGCACCTGCAGCATCGCTTTACGTGGCCGCAAACACCAACCACATCGCTAAGACTGAACACTGACCATGGCGATCCGGTCGTCCAAGTCGATGCCGACGATTCGTTACCCATACGATCGGTGGACGTCTACTACACGCGTCACGGTAAAGAAAACGAAACCTCGGCCGATCGCGACCACACCGTTCACCGTTACTGGTACCACGCATCCGCGGCGACCGATGGACAACAGTGGCACGCCGAGTTGCCGCTGCCATCGGATGACGGACCATTGTGGGTGTTCGCCAACGTCACCTACGACCTTCCCCATTCGGTCACAGGCGCAGGCTATTACTACCGCGAATACACAACGGACCGATTCAATGTTTCATCGTTGATGTTGTCGGTATCCAAAAGCCAGTTGGACCGCGCCGGTGTCCGCCCCAGCGTTCATCCCACCCAACTGCTTGAAGACTTTCGTGGCGATTGGCAAAAGCGTTGGTTTACCTATCAACCCGGCCACTGGGCCCGCCGCACCAACCAGGTCTATTCATCCACCTATCACGCGCCACCAAACGCCAGGTTGACTGTCGATGTACAAACCCAACGGCCCAACACGCTGGTCTTGGCGATCGACGAACATGCCGCATCCGTCGAACTTCAGGGGGCTAGCGGCTGGCAAACCGTGGTCGTCGATGTGAACGATTTTCGCGACTTGGCCGGTGATTCGCTGACCGATTGGCAGGGAATTCACCAGCTGACGCTGACCGACACCCTTCGTTTGAAGCCCTCGCGTGGTTCGGATCTAAAAAGCCGTACGATCGGCCAGCGATGGACCGGGCCCGATCCAAAATTTCGCGATCTGCGATGGATAGAGGTCGATCCCGATACGGACCATTCCGCGACGTCCGATTCGCCGTGA
- a CDS encoding outer membrane protein assembly factor BamB family protein, which yields MNRFALVLAIFATWSLSALSDDWPEFLGPGGAARSSDTVPSEWSESQNLKWKVDLPGIGSSSPIVVGDQVLVSCYVSQQDASKRQLLAFDKTTGRQNWSLDFPIDYREDPYQGYITEHGYASNTPVTDGTNVYVFFGKGGVHSVTLDGKRNWSVDVGKESSNRQWGSAASLILFEDSVIVNAAEEAVSIISLDKATGKENWRQEAGMLELTYGTPRIVHLDSGESELVISVPGEIWSMNPVTGKLKWYAQSPMTGNVSPSVIVDGETVFSFGGYRASGSIAVAAGGKDDVTDSKVLWTNRSSSYVATPLLHQGRFYWIDDRGIAYCTSADDGEVIYRERVGNLKSGRPVYASPVLIGDLIYVVTRRSGTLVYKPGDSFEPMAQNVFTDDESDFNATPAVSDQRLYLRSDQSLYCVAKS from the coding sequence ATGAATCGATTCGCTCTTGTTCTGGCCATCTTCGCCACTTGGTCGCTGTCGGCGCTCTCGGACGACTGGCCAGAGTTCTTGGGGCCCGGTGGGGCAGCACGCAGCAGTGACACCGTGCCCAGTGAGTGGAGCGAGTCCCAGAATCTGAAATGGAAGGTCGATCTACCCGGCATCGGATCGTCCAGCCCGATCGTCGTCGGCGATCAAGTCTTGGTGTCCTGTTATGTGTCACAGCAGGACGCTTCCAAACGTCAACTCCTGGCTTTCGACAAAACGACCGGACGGCAGAATTGGTCGTTGGATTTCCCGATCGACTATCGCGAAGACCCGTATCAGGGATACATCACCGAACATGGATACGCCAGCAACACACCGGTGACCGACGGAACCAACGTGTACGTTTTCTTTGGCAAAGGCGGCGTGCATTCAGTCACGCTGGATGGAAAACGAAACTGGAGTGTCGATGTCGGAAAAGAATCCAGCAATCGGCAATGGGGATCCGCGGCCAGCTTGATCCTGTTTGAAGACAGCGTGATCGTGAACGCGGCAGAGGAAGCGGTGTCGATTATTTCGCTGGACAAAGCCACGGGCAAAGAAAACTGGCGTCAGGAAGCCGGCATGCTGGAACTGACCTACGGGACACCACGAATCGTCCATTTGGATAGCGGTGAGAGTGAATTGGTGATCAGTGTTCCAGGAGAGATTTGGTCAATGAACCCGGTCACCGGAAAGCTGAAATGGTACGCGCAGTCTCCGATGACGGGAAACGTTTCGCCGTCGGTGATCGTTGATGGCGAAACGGTTTTCAGTTTCGGTGGGTATCGTGCGTCGGGAAGCATCGCGGTTGCCGCCGGTGGAAAGGACGACGTGACGGATTCCAAGGTGTTATGGACCAACCGTTCCAGTTCCTATGTCGCGACACCGCTGTTGCATCAGGGGCGGTTTTACTGGATCGATGATCGCGGCATTGCGTATTGCACATCGGCCGACGATGGTGAAGTGATTTACCGTGAACGCGTGGGAAACTTGAAAAGCGGCCGCCCCGTCTATGCATCGCCCGTTCTGATCGGTGATCTGATTTATGTGGTCACACGCCGCAGCGGCACCCTTGTTTATAAACCCGGCGATTCGTTTGAACCGATGGCTCAAAACGTTTTCACCGACGACGAATCCGACTTCAACGCGACGCCCGCCGTGTCTGATCAACGGTTGTATTTGCGTAGCGATCAATCGCTGTACTGCGTCGCAAAATCTTGA
- a CDS encoding sigma-70 family RNA polymerase sigma factor: MRCLPSNDAESSARSDAVGQRIAQARQGNIPILGQLLQRYQHFLSVQASAQLHGRLRRRVSDSDLVQETMLAAHRDFHRFRGTTEGELLAWLRQILNHCLNHAVEKNVFAQKRDVRREVSLEALATRSSDSVMRLSHIATDRAASPSEVMQKQELADDLSRQLGKLKDNYRDVIVYRNLQGMSFEEIGQRMNVKSGTARMMWVRAIAKFKEIATPPSLSS, from the coding sequence ATGCGCTGTCTGCCTAGCAACGATGCCGAATCATCCGCCCGTTCCGATGCCGTTGGCCAAAGGATCGCCCAGGCCCGTCAGGGGAACATCCCAATACTGGGTCAGTTACTGCAGCGGTATCAGCACTTCTTGTCGGTCCAAGCATCGGCTCAGCTGCACGGACGTTTACGGCGGCGGGTCAGCGATTCGGATTTGGTCCAGGAGACTATGTTGGCCGCGCACCGCGACTTTCATCGTTTTCGTGGGACCACCGAAGGCGAATTGTTGGCGTGGTTGCGACAGATCTTGAATCACTGTCTGAACCACGCGGTTGAAAAGAACGTGTTTGCACAGAAACGGGATGTGCGTCGCGAAGTGTCCTTGGAGGCATTGGCCACAAGATCGAGCGACAGTGTGATGCGGTTGTCGCATATCGCAACGGATCGTGCGGCGTCACCCAGCGAAGTCATGCAGAAACAAGAATTGGCGGACGATCTATCCAGGCAACTTGGAAAGCTTAAGGACAACTATCGTGATGTCATTGTTTATCGAAACCTGCAAGGAATGTCTTTCGAAGAAATCGGACAACGCATGAACGTGAAGTCCGGGACGGCTCGAATGATGTGGGTCCGCGCCATCGCAAAGTTCAAAGAAATCGCGACGCCCCCGTCATTGTCATCTTGA
- a CDS encoding peroxidase family protein has translation MSDLWNRWIRRLRPNTKVPRRRKTRRRRIRSEALESRRLLAANLFHNEAIPEDVNEDGQVTAIDALTIINQMNRRQSNADADDEPRGRGRMTDVNNDGRDTAHDALLVINRLNRERNPSRPDRNDQAPVTDPPTETPDEDPSTTTEVQSIDGTGNNLENPELGAADTELLRVSEADYADGISQPAGEDRPSAREVSNTLSAADPEGTTSDRDLSSFVFAWGQFLDHDIDLSLEPETDGTAFDIQVPTGDPLFDPLGTGEATIHLTRSEFADGTGTSTDNPAEQVNAITAWIDGSQIYGSDQTTADSLREFVGGRLLMTDDGLLPSDENGGILAGDIRAAENIVLTSMHALFVREHNRLADEIAASDPTLTDEQIYQEARATVIAELQSITFNEFLPALLGNDAVDPYVGYNADVDPSIANEFSTAAFRFGHSTLNDTFRMVGDDGSDIDEAISLADAFFQPGVLEETGIEPLLKYASSTLSQEVDLEVVDSLRNFLFGPPGAGGLDLVSLNIQRGRDHGLADYNSVRQAYGLEPVDTFDTITSDSDLAADLESLYGSVDNIDLWVGLLAEDATDDGSLGETATTIIADQFERLRDGDRFWYQNTLSGSELREIENTTLADIIERNTELTTLQDNVFFFAPEISGTVIAESTGRDVTSQSTDPLQAVVDESEPISEADLDLLARDQGNQRRQDDERNDRRKEPGDDLNPMAGATLQLLDSDGNVVDIAITDDRGNYSFAEIDQSGTYTIQMLSSDLYSVIGNETIQVQVTDGDVDIRGMDFRVVV, from the coding sequence ATGTCAGACCTTTGGAATCGCTGGATCCGCCGTCTCCGTCCAAACACAAAAGTCCCACGTCGACGTAAGACGCGACGCCGAAGGATACGCAGCGAAGCGCTGGAATCTCGGCGTCTTCTGGCCGCCAATCTGTTCCACAACGAAGCCATCCCCGAGGACGTCAATGAGGACGGACAAGTCACGGCGATCGACGCGTTGACCATCATCAACCAAATGAATCGGCGACAGTCCAATGCCGATGCCGACGACGAACCTCGGGGTCGTGGGCGAATGACCGATGTGAATAACGATGGCCGCGACACGGCTCACGACGCACTGCTGGTAATCAATCGTTTGAATCGCGAGCGCAACCCATCGCGACCCGACAGGAACGATCAAGCTCCCGTCACTGACCCGCCGACTGAAACGCCGGACGAAGATCCATCAACGACCACAGAGGTCCAGTCGATCGACGGGACCGGAAACAATCTAGAAAACCCTGAACTGGGGGCTGCGGACACGGAACTGCTTCGGGTTTCCGAAGCCGATTATGCCGATGGAATTTCACAGCCCGCCGGTGAGGACCGTCCGAGCGCACGCGAAGTTAGTAACACGCTTTCAGCCGCGGATCCCGAAGGCACCACCAGCGATCGTGATCTCAGTTCCTTTGTCTTCGCCTGGGGACAATTCTTAGATCATGACATTGATCTGTCACTGGAACCGGAGACCGATGGCACCGCCTTCGACATCCAAGTGCCCACGGGCGATCCCCTGTTTGATCCGCTCGGCACTGGTGAAGCAACGATACACCTGACCCGATCCGAATTTGCCGATGGCACGGGAACGTCCACCGACAACCCGGCCGAACAAGTGAACGCGATCACCGCGTGGATTGATGGTTCACAAATCTATGGCAGCGATCAAACAACGGCCGATTCCTTACGTGAATTCGTCGGCGGGCGACTGTTGATGACCGACGATGGTTTGCTGCCCAGTGATGAAAACGGCGGCATTTTGGCGGGAGACATTCGCGCCGCGGAAAACATCGTGCTGACATCAATGCATGCCCTGTTTGTCCGGGAACACAACCGATTGGCCGACGAAATTGCCGCCAGCGATCCGACGTTGACCGATGAACAAATCTATCAAGAAGCACGGGCGACGGTGATCGCTGAACTTCAATCGATCACCTTCAACGAGTTTCTGCCCGCATTGCTGGGCAACGATGCGGTTGATCCATACGTCGGATACAACGCCGATGTCGACCCGTCCATTGCCAATGAATTCTCCACCGCGGCTTTTCGATTCGGGCACAGCACACTGAACGACACGTTCCGCATGGTCGGCGATGACGGAAGTGATATTGACGAAGCGATATCCTTGGCCGATGCATTTTTCCAACCCGGCGTGCTGGAAGAAACGGGTATCGAACCTTTGTTGAAATATGCTTCGTCGACACTTTCACAAGAAGTCGATCTTGAAGTGGTCGACAGCCTTCGAAACTTCTTGTTCGGCCCACCCGGTGCCGGCGGTCTGGACCTGGTGTCGCTGAACATTCAGCGTGGCCGCGATCATGGGCTCGCCGACTACAACTCCGTTCGCCAAGCGTATGGTTTGGAACCGGTCGACACGTTCGATACGATCACCAGCGACAGCGATCTGGCAGCGGATCTGGAATCACTTTACGGCAGCGTCGACAACATCGACCTGTGGGTTGGCTTGTTGGCCGAAGACGCCACCGATGACGGATCACTGGGCGAAACGGCGACGACCATCATCGCTGACCAATTCGAACGGCTGCGTGACGGTGATCGTTTCTGGTACCAGAACACGCTTTCCGGAAGCGAACTGCGAGAAATCGAAAACACAACGCTGGCGGATATCATCGAACGAAACACGGAACTGACGACGTTACAGGACAACGTGTTCTTCTTTGCACCGGAGATCAGCGGCACCGTGATCGCGGAATCCACTGGTCGCGATGTGACCTCGCAATCCACCGATCCGCTGCAAGCCGTTGTCGATGAATCCGAACCGATCAGCGAAGCGGACCTGGACCTGCTGGCCCGTGACCAGGGCAATCAGCGGCGGCAGGACGACGAACGAAACGATCGTCGGAAAGAACCCGGCGACGATCTGAATCCGATGGCGGGTGCAACGTTGCAGTTGCTCGATAGCGATGGAAACGTTGTGGACATCGCGATCACCGACGACAGAGGCAACTACAGCTTTGCGGAGATTGACCAATCGGGAACCTACACCATCCAGATGCTGTCATCCGATCTGTACAGCGTGATCGGAAATGAAACGATTCAGGTTCAGGTCACCGACGGCGACGTCGATATCCGCGGCATGGATTTTCGTGTCGTTGTCTGA
- a CDS encoding serine/threonine protein kinase, producing MSKPTERSVFLQAIEEEDPADRSAYLDSACGGDAQLRRNVEALLQAHENPAELLDHPIGADQQRPVFNTETIVQHVEHIGMQIGPYKLMEQIGEGGFGLVFVAQQDQPVRRRVALKIVKPGVGSKEVIARFEAERQAVAMMNHPNIAQVFDAGVTSDHRPYFVMELVRGLPITDFCDKQHLTVRDRLNLMVDVCMAVHHAHQKGVIHRDIKPSNVMVTLHDGRPIAKVIDFGVAKAIGQRLTDKTVYTRFFSMIGTPLYMSPEQAEMSGLDVDTRSDIYSLGVLLYELLAGATPFDRGRMESAGLDEMRRIIREEEPPRPSTRLSTMNRTMTTIADQRRVDPQRLASTLRGDLDWIVMMALEKDRARRYDTASSFAEDVRRYLRGESVQARPPSTMYRFRKFASRNRVAIVTVGLVAASMILGTAASLWQMSRAIDERNAKDVALRDAMQAKVEAIQAKQQVEQFADDLIRSNELVASGQSHVDAGRWQEAVDDFDAAVAMQPSYYFPRIQRAQLYTRLRLWPEAAKDYRVAMDTGAATNQPQWWGTLALFCLVGNEDAFERLAQQNLQRLTKNSLSDWLTLRGLLVRPESSVIEDPDKLANLAERWLLELEFPIPPELRGPFPVPGPERPRDEFGRMPLGDDTPLTVCRYTTGIAEMRAGQFSLAVDLLNEAKDDQQWPAHFIVHAPLALAYHHLGDSTQAIQTLQQSEKALRRILRLYQNQPDRPSVSPWFDLVEALVLHEEASMAITGSPSALQSEVLKMRKVASDLL from the coding sequence ATGTCGAAACCCACCGAGCGATCCGTTTTTCTGCAGGCGATTGAGGAAGAAGATCCCGCCGATCGCAGCGCATATCTGGATTCCGCCTGCGGCGGCGATGCACAGCTGCGTCGCAACGTCGAAGCCCTGTTGCAGGCTCATGAAAATCCAGCAGAACTGTTAGATCACCCGATCGGTGCGGATCAACAACGTCCCGTATTCAACACCGAAACCATCGTGCAGCACGTCGAGCATATCGGCATGCAAATCGGTCCCTACAAATTGATGGAGCAAATTGGGGAAGGCGGTTTCGGTCTTGTCTTTGTTGCCCAGCAGGATCAACCGGTTCGACGACGCGTGGCGTTGAAGATTGTCAAACCAGGGGTTGGATCCAAAGAAGTCATCGCGCGTTTCGAAGCGGAACGGCAAGCGGTCGCGATGATGAATCATCCGAACATCGCACAAGTGTTCGATGCCGGGGTGACCTCCGATCATCGACCCTATTTCGTGATGGAACTGGTACGGGGATTGCCCATCACGGATTTCTGTGACAAACAACATTTGACCGTGCGTGATCGGTTGAATCTGATGGTCGATGTCTGCATGGCGGTGCATCACGCGCATCAAAAAGGGGTGATTCATCGCGACATCAAGCCGTCCAATGTCATGGTGACGTTGCACGACGGCCGGCCGATTGCCAAAGTGATCGACTTCGGGGTCGCCAAAGCGATCGGCCAACGATTGACTGACAAGACCGTGTACACGCGGTTCTTTTCGATGATCGGAACACCGTTGTACATGAGTCCCGAGCAAGCCGAGATGAGCGGGTTGGATGTCGATACCCGCAGCGACATCTATTCACTAGGCGTTTTGTTGTACGAATTGTTGGCCGGGGCAACGCCGTTTGATCGTGGACGAATGGAATCCGCCGGCTTGGACGAAATGCGCCGCATCATTCGCGAAGAAGAGCCGCCGCGGCCCAGCACGCGTCTTTCTACGATGAATCGCACGATGACGACGATCGCCGATCAACGACGGGTTGATCCACAGCGGTTGGCATCGACCCTGCGTGGTGATCTGGATTGGATCGTCATGATGGCCTTGGAGAAAGACCGTGCCCGAAGGTACGACACCGCGTCATCGTTTGCCGAAGACGTGCGCAGGTACCTGCGTGGCGAATCGGTCCAGGCACGGCCACCCAGCACGATGTACCGCTTTCGAAAATTCGCCAGTCGCAATCGTGTGGCCATTGTCACCGTGGGATTGGTGGCCGCATCGATGATCCTGGGGACGGCGGCCAGCTTGTGGCAGATGTCTCGGGCAATCGATGAACGCAACGCCAAGGACGTGGCTTTGCGTGACGCCATGCAGGCAAAGGTCGAAGCGATTCAAGCGAAGCAACAGGTGGAACAGTTTGCAGACGACTTGATTCGATCCAACGAACTGGTTGCCAGCGGTCAGTCTCACGTCGATGCGGGACGCTGGCAGGAGGCGGTGGACGATTTCGACGCCGCCGTGGCGATGCAGCCGAGTTACTATTTTCCGCGCATCCAACGGGCCCAGCTATACACGCGTTTGCGGTTGTGGCCTGAGGCGGCAAAAGATTACCGGGTGGCGATGGACACCGGTGCGGCGACCAATCAACCGCAGTGGTGGGGAACGCTTGCCTTGTTTTGCCTGGTCGGAAACGAGGATGCTTTCGAACGTTTGGCCCAGCAGAATTTACAGCGGCTGACAAAGAACTCGCTGTCGGACTGGTTAACGCTTCGTGGTTTGTTGGTGCGTCCCGAATCCAGTGTGATTGAAGATCCTGACAAGCTGGCCAACCTTGCCGAGCGATGGTTGCTGGAATTGGAGTTTCCGATTCCGCCGGAGTTGCGAGGCCCTTTCCCGGTTCCTGGTCCTGAACGACCGAGAGACGAATTCGGCCGGATGCCGCTTGGCGACGATACGCCGCTGACCGTTTGTCGGTACACCACCGGGATTGCCGAAATGCGGGCGGGCCAGTTTTCGTTGGCTGTCGATTTGCTGAACGAAGCCAAGGACGATCAACAATGGCCGGCACACTTCATCGTGCACGCACCGTTGGCGTTGGCCTATCACCACCTCGGCGATTCAACGCAGGCAATCCAGACGCTGCAGCAATCCGAAAAGGCTTTGCGAAGGATCCTGAGACTCTACCAGAATCAACCGGATCGTCCTTCCGTATCACCCTGGTTCGATTTGGTGGAGGCATTGGTGCTGCACGAAGAAGCCAGCATGGCGATCACGGGATCGCCATCGGCGTTGCAATCGGAGGTGCTAAAGATGCGAAAGGTTGCATCGGATCTGCTGTGA
- a CDS encoding EF-hand domain-containing protein, which produces MEMRSQPSIEVLILLFDQADLNRDGCLTKSELNRTMRSRSNPFAMGGAAGRPPNMPPEGMRPDRPGADGPVMPPGPASKPGEVVSEDAADSLDLNPRQSRQLKLLQAEVDRRLAAILTDEQELSLKNYRPPHPPGQPPQGDGPPPPRDDEDLDAEDDNAEAE; this is translated from the coding sequence ATGGAGATGCGTTCACAGCCGTCGATCGAGGTGTTGATTTTGTTGTTCGATCAGGCGGATTTGAATCGTGATGGATGCCTGACAAAATCAGAACTGAATCGAACGATGCGGAGTCGCAGCAATCCCTTTGCGATGGGTGGTGCGGCAGGACGACCGCCGAACATGCCACCCGAAGGAATGCGACCAGACCGACCAGGTGCCGATGGGCCCGTGATGCCGCCCGGACCGGCATCCAAGCCGGGCGAAGTGGTTTCGGAAGATGCTGCCGATTCGCTTGATTTGAATCCGAGGCAAAGCCGCCAGTTGAAGTTGTTGCAAGCGGAAGTGGATCGACGGCTCGCTGCGATATTGACCGATGAACAGGAACTGTCGTTGAAGAACTATCGTCCCCCGCATCCGCCGGGTCAGCCGCCGCAAGGCGATGGTCCGCCGCCGCCCCGCGATGACGAAGATCTGGACGCCGAAGATGACAACGCGGAAGCCGAATAA